The window ATTATTTTCCCAAAAATACATTTGTTGCTATTCCTGCTAACTATTCACCACAAACCCCACCACGAACAGTCTTTGACTCCTTGGCCACCAATTTGTTTGTCATCCATTCTATGCTtggattttcattttccatcTGCACTTGCCAAAAATGCAGCGCCAACAATTCATCACGCTTTGTCCATGGCTTCTCCTTCTCAATTCCATCAATTTCCATCGAATTCGTCCTGCATAACTTACATCGTGCATTACGCGAAAATTTCCATAGCCTTTCTGCAATTGTCGGTGGCaagtttaaattcaattagaaCTGCGGCAAAAAACTTATTTCACTCCATTCCATTTCTTCGATTCTTTTCTTATGCGGATTCTAACTTTTGCATATAAATTAGCATGCAATGCGAAAAGTGTTACAGCTAACTTGcgtaaatttttgaaatgaatCGATCATTGCTAAGAAAAGTTAGGAATATTTAAAGCCAGAAATGAAATCTACAAGCGTAACTACATATAAGGTTAAAGAATTActtatatgtaagtatgtaagTACTGTTAGACAAGTATGTAATTACTTTTACTAGGGAAATGTAGCCAGTCACTTATCGGATTGGAAAATAAGTACTGGATGAAACATTTAGGCTTAGAAATTTTAGAAATTCAACCATTGACcgaaaaagttatttttatagttatttctataattaatttgattttaatataatgaatattaaatttattcattAAGTAAATGAGATTCCAAACAAAATCGGTGCAGTTTTAAAGgcatttctttaaattgttagTTTGTTGAATTAAGAAAAGGggagatgaaaacttttttagcATGAAACTTCCTTTTAAACCTTTAACAACTAATAATTTTTCCTTGCAGAATGAAAAACCTTAacaacataaatatttaagttatACACAAGACGAAAATTATTTAACCGTTATTTATGATCtcacaaaaattgaaatgtcGCAATCACAAAACAGTGTCACCATCTGCATCAGAGTACGAAATATGGTCACACTTAACTGTAGAGCCACATGTAACAACTTTTCAGCACTGTAACAAGAAACTTGCATTAACGAAAACACTTACCAACACTGAACAGGTTTTTTCCATTTCATGTGACAGGAAGCACATTTCTGATAATTTTCGTCAAAGAATTGCCAACTTTTCAGTAgtttataaaattttctaCAAATTGGAATAATTAAAATGGGCAAGAagcaaaaacagaagaaagcCACGGAACCATCGAAGCAGTCAGGAGCAGGTGGTGATATCAAAAAGGATAACAAAATCCAGTCAAAAGCCCCCCCAGGTTTTACACAAAGTGTGAAAATTTTCAGCCAGCAATCGATAGAGATAACTAAAAATTCTGCACTTATTCAGGTTCCAGCATTAACCACTCGTCGGACACTGAGGACATGCCTGAACTGGACGATGTGTCGGAGCAGAACAATGACGAACCGTCGATTCCAATCAGCGAGCAGCTGGCTAGCCTTGGTGCCAGGCAATCCCGTGGGGAGAAGAAGGCACGCCGCCTCCTGATGAAACTGGATCTGAAGCCGATAGAGGATGTGGCACGTGTCACTATGCTCAAGAGCAAGAACATTTTGCTGAGCATGGACCGTCCGGAAGTGTACAAGTGTGCTCACACGGACACTGTGATATGTTTTGGCGAAATCCGTATCGAGGAAATCTCAAATTCAGCAGCTGCCCAGGCAACCGATCAGCTCGCTCGTATAGATCCAAAACTATTGCAGGATATCAATCTAAGTGATCCATTCGGAAATGTGCAACCAGTCGATGACGATGaggacgatgacgatgacgatgccGATGCCACAGGGATCGATGAGAAGGACATTGAGTTGGTCCAAATGCAGTCAGCCTGTTCGCGCCAGAAGGCCATCAAAGCACTGGCAAAGAACAACAATGATGTTGTCAATGCCATAATGGCCCTGACTGTTGGTTAAAAGCGGCAGGAGAcactcacgcacacacacacacacacgcacaaagaGAACTTCGCATCAGTCAATAAATGAATTCAATTAAGTTTCGATTCGAGGTAAATGcattttgtttctattttctCTTAAGTGCTTTTGTGGTTACAGTTTCACACACAGTCGCTTTATCTCAGATTTTCCATTGTGCGAAACTTTTTgctgcactttttttttgtttatatttcccTGAAATGGTGCTCTAGTTTTTACTTCTAGTGGAAAGCATTCATTCAATTAAAATGGCTTTTGTGAAAAGATCTCTTTTGACATCCTGTCTAGGTAGCGATGCTGATgcggatgatgatgatgatgacgctGGAGGTCTTAGCCAAGATTTTTGAGACAGAGAAAAAGTTAAGCCACTTAATAAATGGCTTGGCTCTAGCTTTCAgcataattttatttaattttctgcTGTCGTCAGCAGCCATAAAAAAAGGCTTTATTTTAGCATCTTTCGCAATGGCTGGGCACGTGCTAAACTAAAGAACAGAACAGgagggaaaaaaatataacgaAACCCCctttataaaaagaaatgtagAAGAAAATTAAACCGAAAAGTGAAAACTTTATATTCCATTTTTGCCTGGAAAATTCGCTCGTGtcagaaggaaaaaaaaacttttacagCCAGAGGAAGCATCAGAGCAACAGAACTTTAGCCGgaaattgattaacttggccaaacacacacacacacttacacacagcTGTTTTAAGCCAAAGTCAATGAGATACGTTAGGAAACGGTTTTGAAATACAAATCAGTTGACAGACAGGTAAACAGCATCTGGCAAGCATATTTATCTCAAATGATTTGGAACGGTTAAGCTCCATCACCTTCACTTCCAGCTCCTCAACACCAAGGACCAAGAAGCAAAGTCCTTGGTGCTTCAACCAACTAACTAACGAGCTGCCAGTTGGCCCAGTGGCCAAAAAACTGTTGTAATTttcaaagccaacaagatactCTCCAGAGCACAGCAAcaaaatttgaagtttttttCCGCATTCCTTTTTATGCGCAAGGTGTACCCTTTCCAAATTAGTTTAAAGTTTTAGCTAAGTCCTGGCATTTGTGAGATTACTTAAATGCCTTTCAAGCAGAAATTATTCTCAGATTAGCTTCAACTATAAACTGTATAGCAACTGTTAGTATAAACTTTGTAAATTTAGCATAGATCAGTGGGTCATATTCTCTAGACCATCTAAAAACCTCAAGGGGAAAATTTACCCCTTAACGTATGTTTAGTTTTATAAGCTTTAAGAAACTTGTATCATATGTGGCTAAAACATGGTCCTCATTGAAAACTTTTATGGACAATATGACATTTAAGGTCTCTCTCTAACCGTTGATTAACATCTTTTACcgcctattgcatactttaggtgGTCAAATTTACTTCAATTCACATTTCTAGATATAGCTTTAGAGTATCTAGTTTGTTAGATTGTAAAGATCTGTTTGAAATAGACTATCAAAATGAGTCTTTCTCGACGATTAAGAAATAGATTATGTTGTAATAATTTGGATTAACCCGAAATTAGTCATAGTTTTAgttaaaaacatttaagcCACATCCTTTTTTGTCGTTTATTATTAAAGGATAAGAGATGAAATAAGAGTTAAGCTGTTATTTCGAGTAACTTTTAAAAGGACTTGAGTAATTTTTCCACTTAGTTTTGTACTTAATTTTAGAGTTGTTCATATCAAGTGAAATTATAatctcttcttctttttctgttttggttttgttgaaAAGGCTTAGGGTATTACCATTTTTGGCCTTTCATCGCATAGTTTCACTTTGCACATTTTCTTTGGTCTTAACCTCAAGGTTTATAAAGTTTTCATTCTTTGgtgcttttccttttttttttcctttgctgTGCAAATGTTTGGCCTACTACTTAcaagatagagagaaagagagagtgagttttttgggtttgagtttttcatttggGGTTGCGTTTTGGGGCTGAGTTTGGTGCTGAGTTCTGGGCTTGGGTT is drawn from Drosophila willistoni isolate 14030-0811.24 chromosome 2R unlocalized genomic scaffold, UCI_dwil_1.1 Seg167, whole genome shotgun sequence and contains these coding sequences:
- the LOC124460329 gene encoding nascent polypeptide-associated complex subunit alpha — protein: MGKKQKQKKATEPSKQSGAGGDIKKDNKIQSKAPPGFTQSSSINHSSDTEDMPELDDVSEQNNDEPSIPISEQLASLGARQSRGEKKARRLLMKLDLKPIEDVARVTMLKSKNILLSMDRPEVYKCAHTDTVICFGEIRIEEISNSAAAQATDQLARIDPKLLQDINLSDPFGNVQPVDDDEDDDDDDADATGIDEKDIELVQMQSACSRQKAIKALAKNNNDVVNAIMALTVG